The Carassius carassius chromosome 2, fCarCar2.1, whole genome shotgun sequence genome has a segment encoding these proteins:
- the LOC132111434 gene encoding histone H2B-like, with product MPLSRSFSSLSRELLISSSIMPEPAKPAPKKGSKKAVTKSAAKGGKKRRKSRKESYAIYVYKVLKQVHPDTGISSKAMGIMNSFVNDIFERIAGEASRLAHYNKRSTITSREIQTAVRLLLPGELAKHAVSEGTKAVTKYTSSK from the coding sequence ATGCCTCTGTCCCGCTCTTTCTCATCATTGTCTCGTGAGCTTTTGATCTCCAGCAGCATCATGCCTGAACCAGCAAAGCCCGCGCCGAAGAAAGGCTCCAAGAAGGCCGTCACGAAGAGCGCCGCGAAAGGAGGAAAGAAGCGCAGAAAGTCCAGGAAGGAGAGCTACGCCATCTACGTGTACAAAGTGCTGAAGCAGGTTCATCCTGACACCGGGATCTCTTCGAAGGCGATGGGCATCATGAACTCTTTCGTCAACGACATCTTCGAGCGCATCGCCGGTGAAGCGTCTCGTCTCGCTCACTACAACAAGCGCTCCACCATCACTTCCCGAGAGATCCAGACCGCCGTGCGTCTGCTGCTGCCCGGGGAGCTGGCCAAACACGCCGTGTCTGAGGGCACCAAGGCCGTCACCAAGTACACCAGCTCCAAGTAG